In Nocardia yunnanensis, one DNA window encodes the following:
- a CDS encoding DUF6875 domain-containing protein translates to MSERVIGPRSGLQWVSLGDTGSSCPAARSTVAAFRSWADSYLTQPSDELGRDGPVCPYVKPSLRRDLMWLAQVPAAEPRPMWVRAIIRDALELYPELPTGNGSSSSVLRALITVFPNLHDYTLIDEMHQEFKSNFVERGAMFGQFYPGCAQPGLWNKDFRPLDAPLPMLVVRSMMTTDFPFLLDRPEWADAYVRKFAPTLPAHVRSVMVGRLTSRPASWVPAYEARPADESCSTSS, encoded by the coding sequence ATGAGCGAGCGTGTTATCGGCCCCCGCTCGGGGCTGCAATGGGTCTCATTGGGGGACACCGGATCATCGTGCCCCGCTGCCAGGTCGACAGTGGCGGCATTTCGATCTTGGGCTGATTCCTATCTGACCCAACCCAGTGACGAACTGGGCCGCGACGGGCCGGTCTGCCCGTATGTCAAGCCGTCGCTACGGCGGGATCTGATGTGGTTGGCGCAGGTCCCGGCCGCGGAGCCGAGACCGATGTGGGTGCGCGCCATCATTCGGGACGCATTGGAACTCTATCCCGAACTGCCCACGGGGAACGGCAGTTCCAGCTCCGTGCTGCGCGCATTGATCACGGTATTTCCCAATTTGCATGATTATACGCTGATCGACGAAATGCATCAGGAATTCAAGAGCAACTTCGTCGAGCGCGGCGCGATGTTCGGGCAGTTTTATCCGGGCTGTGCACAGCCGGGGTTGTGGAACAAGGATTTTCGGCCATTGGACGCGCCGTTGCCGATGTTGGTGGTGCGTTCGATGATGACGACCGATTTCCCGTTTCTACTCGACCGACCGGAATGGGCCGATGCGTATGTGCGCAAGTTCGCGCCCACGCTGCCCGCGCACGTGCGGTCGGTCATGGTGGGGCGCTTGACTTCTCGGCCGGCGTCCTGGGTGCCCGCCTACGAGGCGCGGCCGGCAGACGAATCCTGCTCGACCAGCAGTTAG